The Pongo pygmaeus isolate AG05252 chromosome 11, NHGRI_mPonPyg2-v2.0_pri, whole genome shotgun sequence genome includes a region encoding these proteins:
- the LOC129032148 gene encoding histone deacetylase complex subunit SAP18-like, which yields MAVGSRIMREDIKKEPENPINREKTCLLLLRIFITNNGHHRRTDEFSRGNVQSRELQIYAWMDATLKELTSLVKVYPQARKKGTVFNFAVVFTDVKRPGYRVKAVGSTMSGRKGTDDSMTLPSQKFQVDYLDIAITPPHRAPPPSGHMRPH from the coding sequence ATGGCGGTGGGGTCGCGCATTATGCGGGAGGATATTAAGAAGGAGCCAGAGAACCCGATCAACCGTGAGAAAACATGCCTGCTGCTGCTGCGCATCTTCATCACCAATAATGGCCACCACCGCCGAACGGACGAGTTTTCCCGGGGAAACGTACAGTCCAGAGAGTTGCAGATCTACGCTTGGATGGATGCAACCTTGAAAGAACTGACAAGCTTGGTAAAAGTCTACCCACAAGCTAGAAAGAAGGGCACTGTCTTCAATTTTGCAGTCGTTTTTACAGATGTTAAAAGACCTGGCTATCGAGTTAAGGCAGTTGGTAGCACCATGTCTGGCAGAAAGGGGACTGATGATTCCATGACCCTGCCGTCGCAGAAGTTCCAGGTAGATTACTTGGACATAGCAATTACCCCTCCACATCGGGCACCACCTCCTTCAGGGCACATGAggccacattaa